The Herminiimonas arsenitoxidans genome window below encodes:
- a CDS encoding efflux transporter outer membrane subunit: MLRRAPASALLLTLLALGGCAVGPDYKKPDAPIAQAWKAEPGWQAGNPRDGELKGAWWEVFSDPELNALQDQALKNGQTMVIAQARVDQARAQANVANSAFFPKVGVQAGTTRNRTSADRPLTNPATQNVSIIQNDFNASFNVNYELDLFGRVRRQAEGASASAEQAQTDFENTRLILTAELAADYLALRQSDSEIDLLQQTLGAQTKALNYISTLHELGAVSGLDLNQQQGLTAATQTQLTLLEDQRARYQTAIATLVGVPAPDFNLPVNLKLVVVPKIPLTAPAALLERRPDIAAAERAMAAANAQIGLARSAFFPSLGLSGLVGSDANQLSNLFSAPALLWAIGVSASQNIFDGGRISANVDFAKAGYQQSVATYRQSVLTAFQEVQDGLSGDVALERAAGSAKIAADSADRSLGLSMDRYQHGITTNLEVVIAQQTFLNYRRQEVQLHGQRLLNTVRLVKALGGGWHAAHE, encoded by the coding sequence ATGCTGCGTCGTGCCCCTGCTTCTGCATTACTGCTGACGCTGTTGGCCTTGGGTGGTTGTGCAGTCGGTCCCGATTATAAAAAACCGGATGCACCGATTGCGCAAGCATGGAAGGCCGAGCCAGGTTGGCAAGCCGGTAATCCACGCGATGGCGAATTGAAGGGCGCGTGGTGGGAAGTTTTCAGCGATCCTGAATTGAATGCCTTGCAGGACCAGGCGCTGAAGAATGGTCAGACCATGGTCATCGCGCAAGCGCGTGTCGATCAGGCGCGTGCACAAGCCAATGTCGCCAATAGTGCTTTCTTCCCTAAAGTGGGTGTGCAGGCCGGTACAACGCGTAATCGCACCTCAGCCGATAGGCCGTTGACGAATCCTGCGACGCAGAACGTATCCATCATTCAGAACGACTTCAACGCCAGCTTCAACGTCAATTACGAACTGGATTTGTTCGGACGTGTGCGTAGACAGGCCGAAGGTGCAAGCGCCAGTGCGGAACAAGCGCAAACTGATTTTGAAAATACGCGCCTCATTCTGACGGCGGAACTGGCTGCCGATTATCTGGCTTTGCGTCAGAGCGATAGTGAAATCGATTTGCTGCAACAAACGCTGGGTGCGCAAACCAAGGCGCTCAATTACATTAGCACCTTGCATGAGTTAGGCGCGGTATCTGGTCTGGATTTGAATCAACAACAAGGATTGACTGCGGCGACACAAACGCAACTGACCTTGCTGGAAGATCAGCGTGCGCGTTATCAAACCGCGATTGCAACACTAGTCGGTGTGCCGGCACCAGATTTCAATTTGCCAGTCAATTTGAAATTGGTTGTAGTGCCTAAGATTCCATTGACGGCACCAGCAGCCTTGCTGGAACGTCGTCCCGACATCGCTGCTGCTGAACGCGCGATGGCTGCGGCCAATGCGCAAATCGGTTTGGCACGCAGCGCATTCTTCCCATCGCTGGGTTTGTCTGGATTGGTGGGCAGCGATGCGAATCAACTCAGCAATCTGTTCAGTGCGCCAGCATTGTTGTGGGCAATCGGCGTGAGTGCATCACAGAATATTTTTGATGGTGGTCGCATCAGCGCCAATGTTGATTTTGCGAAAGCGGGTTATCAGCAATCGGTCGCTACTTATAGGCAAAGTGTGCTGACGGCATTCCAGGAAGTGCAAGATGGTTTGAGTGGCGACGTAGCATTGGAACGTGCAGCAGGCTCAGCCAAGATTGCAGCCGATAGTGCAGATCGTTCTCTCGGTTTATCGATGGATCGCTATCAGCATGGAATCACGACGAATCTGGAAGTGGTGATTGCGCAGCAAACCTTCCTCAACTATCGTCGTCAGGAAGTGCAGTTGCATGGACAGCGCTTGCTCAATACCGTACGTCTAGTCAAAGCACTGGGTGGTGGTTGGCACGCAGCGCATGAATAA